The sequence below is a genomic window from Ischnura elegans chromosome 2, ioIscEleg1.1, whole genome shotgun sequence.
aatggcagcttttcaacaacggcaacattttcaacaacgtcaacattttcaacaacggcaacattttcaacaacagcataattttcaacaacgacaacattttcaacgacgacaacattttcaacgacgacaacatttttaacaacgacaacattttcaacgaggacaacattttcaacaacgacaaaatttaaacaaagacaacattattaacaacgtcaacattttcaacaacgacaaatttttcaacaacgacaacattttcaaaaacgacaacatttttaacaacgaactcattttcaagaacgacaacgttTTAAACAAcggcaaccttttcaacaacggcaacattttcaaaaacgacaatattttcaagaacgacaacattttcaacaacggcaacattttcaaccacaacaacattttcaacgacgacaacattttcaacgatgacaacattttcaacgacgaaacattttcaacagcgacaacattttcaaaaacgacaacattttcaacaacgacaacattttcaacaacgacagcttttcaactacggcacattttcaacaacgagaacattttcaacaacgacaacattttcaacaacgacaacattttcaaaaatgacaacatgtttaaaaacgacaacattttcaaaaacgacaacattttcaacaatgacaacattttcaagaacgacagcttttcaacaacagaacaattttcaacaacggcaacattttcaactacagcataaatttcaacaacgacaacattttctacgacgacaacattttcaacgacgacaacattttcaacgacgacaacattctcaacaacgacaacattttcaacaccaacaacattttcaacaacgacaacattttcaacgacgaaacattttcaacagcgacaacattttcaaaaacgacaacattttcaacaacgacaacattttcaacaacgacagcttttcaactacggcacattttcaacaacgagaacattttcaacaacggcaacattttcaacaacggcaacattttaaacgacgacatcaattatctcaacaacaacaatatttaatacaataaaacattttcaacaacaacaactatttgaataacaataacattttcaacaaacaacaacaacaacaacattttaaacaacaacaacaacattttcaataacaaaaaaaacattttcaactacaacaaaaataacaaaactttcaacaacaacaacaacattttgtacaacaaaaacaacattattttcaacaacaacaacattttcaacaataacaacacttttacaacgacaacattgtcaacaacgacagcattttcaaaaacgacaacattttcaacaaaaacgtcatttacaagaacgacaacagtttcaacaacggcaaaattttcaacaacggcaatattttcaactacggcaacattttcaacaacggcaatattttcaacgaaaacattttcaacaacgacaaccttttcaacgacgacaacattttcaacgacgacaacattttcaacgacgacaacattttcaacgacgaccacattttcaacaacgaaaactttttcaacaacgacaacattttcaaaaacgacaacattttcaacaacgacaacattttcaagaatgacagcttttcaacaacggcaacattttcaacaacgtcaacattttcaacaacggcaacatttacaacaacagcataattttcaacgacaacattttcaacgacgacaacattttcaacgacgacaacatttttaacaacgacaacattttcaacgaggacaacattttcaacaacgacaacattttcaacaaagacaacattattaacaacgtcaacattttcaacaacgacaaatttttcaacaacgacaacattttcaagaacgacaacatttttaacaacgaactcattttcaagaacgacaacgttTTAAACAAcggcaaccttttcaacaacggcaacattttccacaacggcaacattttcaactacggcaacattgtcaacaacggCAATATtatcaacgaaaacattttcaacaacgacaaaattttcaacgacgacaacattttcaacgacgacaacattttcaacgacgacaacattttcaacaacggcaacatttgaacaacgacaatattttcaacgacgacaaaattttcaacgacgacatcatttttacgacgacagcattttcaacaacgacaatattttcaacgacgacaacatttagaacgacgacaacaatgtcaacaatgacaacatttacaacaacgacaacattttcaagaacgacaacattttcaacaacggctaattttcaatcacaacaatattttcaacgacgacaacattgtcaacgatgacaacattttcaacgactacaacattttcaacagcgacaacattttcaacaacgtcaacattttcaaaaacgacaacatgttcaaaaacgacaacattttcaaaaaccacaacattttcaacaacgaccacattttcaagaacgacagcttttcaacagcggcacattttcaacaacgaaaacaatttcaaaaacgaccactttttcaacaacgacaacattttcaacaacgacaacattttcaaaaacgaacacatttttaaccaacgagaatattttcaacaacgacaacattttcaactacgactacattttcacaacgacaacatttttacaacgacaacattttcaacaacgacaacattttcaaaaacgacaacattttcaacaacgcaacattgacaagaacgacaacattttcaacaacggcaacattttcaacgacaacattttcatcgacgacctcattttcaacgacgataacatttgcaacgacgacaacattttcaacgacggcaacattttcaacgacgataacattttcaacgacgacaacattttttacgacgacaacattttcaacgatgacaacattttcaacaacggcaatattttcaacgaaaacattttcaacaacgacaaccttttcaacgacgacaacattttcaacgacgacaacattttcaacgacgacaacattttcaacaacgacaactttttcaacaacgacaacattttcaacaacgacaacgttttcaacaacgacaacattttcaacaacggcaacattttcaacaacggcatcattttcaacaacggcaacattttcaacaacggcaacattttcaacaacggcaacattttacacaacggcaacattttcaacgacaacattttcaacgacgacaacattttctgggattacaacattttcaacgacgacaacattttcaacgacgacaacattttcaacgacgacaacatcttcaacgacggCATCATTtagaacgacgacaacattttcaacaatgacaacattttcaagaacgacaacattttcaacaaaggcaacattttcaaccacaacaatattttcaacgacgacaacattttcaacgatgacaacattttcaacgacgacaacattttcaacagcgaccacattttcaacaacgtcaacattttcaaaaacgacaacatgttcaaaaacgacaacattttcaaaaacgacaacattttcaacaatgacaacattttcaagaacgacagcttttcaacaacggcacattttcaacaacgaaaacattttgaacaacgacaacattttcaacaacgacaccattttcaaaaacgacaacatgttcaaaaacgacaacattttcaaaaacgacaacattgtGGCGATTACACGGCAATATAACGGAGATGTTCCGACTCGCAACGGCGCACCGCGCGCCCTCTGCGGACGTCCATGGAACTCCCCGGAAAACAACGGCGAAGCGATGCGCGCAAGTTCCCGAGGGAGTTGCTCGTGAAGGAGTTGTGCAGGCAGTCAGTCTCGCACAGTCATCGAAGTCGCTTGTTACGCCCGTCGGTGCTACATCGAAACGCTGGTTTTTTTTTGTACAGTTTAACCgaccaaataaaatatagtaaatcgTGCCTGTGTGTTACTATCACCTCCGCGAGCGTACGAAAGTACCTATCCTACaaagtggtgaccccgacgtgatcggCGAAGAGTGTGATTCCGCAGATTACGTGTGCACGAGTCGGACATCTTGAAGCGGCCATGACGACGGACGCAGTTTCGATGGCTGGAAACCGCATCGCCATGCTCGTAACGGCGTTCTGGCCCGATAAACCGGCCCTATGGTTCGCGCAGCTCGACGGGCTCTTTAGAACGAACGGAATTACGGACGACGAAAGCAAGTTTTGGCACGTCGTCAGTAATTTGGACAACGCGCACGCGGCCGAGGTGGAAGACGTCATTACTAACCCTCCTGCGGAAGGGAAGTACCTGCGCTTAAAGGAGGAACTTATTAAGCGACTCTCCGCGTCGCGGGAGCAGAGGATCCGGCAGCTcatagaaagagaagaaatggggGACCGGAAGCCCGCGCAGTTCCTCCGGCATCTAAGGAGCCTCGCCGGAACGTCCGTCCCGAACGAATTCCTCCGTGCGCTGAGGATCGCCCGACTGCCCGCCCACCTTCCGCCAATATTGACCACCCAAGAAGGTATGCCCCTTGATAAGTTGGCGGAATTGGCTGACAGGGTATTTGAAGTTACCCCGCGTCCTCAGGTCGCGACCGCTTCAGCCAGCGACCCCCTGATGGCCACATTACTCCAGCGagtggaggacctgacccggcaAGTCGCCGCCCTCTCCGCAGCCTGTGACGCACGCTCACGTTCCCGAGGAAGGTCTCGCGGCAGCAGCCGGAGGAGCTCCCGCAACAGTTCCCCGCACTCAACCGACGATCGCCTGTGCTGGTACCATCGCCGTTTCGGTGCCAGGGCGAGCAAGTGCAGGGAGCCTTGCTCGTACAGGCCATCACCGCACGAAAACCCTTAGGGCGTTCGGTCGATGCGGCCGCCGAATCCTGCCCCAAAACCTGCCACCTGTTTATAACCGACCGGTCATCTCACCAGTGTTTCCTTGTGGACACCGGGTCCGACCTATGTGTATTCCCCCGGAGACTAGTGAAGGGCCCCCGCGTACGAACGACTTATGAATTGTGCGCTGCCAACAACTCCACCATACATACGTATGGCTGGGTCTCTTTGACCCTGAAAATAGGACTCCGCCGCGACTTTACATGGCGATTCGTCGTCGCCGACGTGTCTCAACCAATAATTGGCGccgattttttaaagcattacgGGTTGTTGGTTGATGTGCGGAACAAGTGTTTGGTGGATCCCCTTACGACGCTATCCGCCCATGGTCGCGTGATGGCATCTTTTGGCGAAAGTGTGAAAGCAATCAGTGGTGACGGCCCGTATTACGCTCTCCTACGTGAGTACCCCGAAATAACACGACCCGCAGGATACCCCAAGCCCAGTGTTCATCACGTGGTACACTTTCTACACACCACCCCTGGTCCACCCGTGACATGTAAGCCTCGGCGGCTCGCCCCGTACAAGTTGGTCGCCGCCAAGCGCGAGTTCGACGAAATGCTAAGACTGGGGATAGTGCGGCCATCCAAAAGTGCTTGGTCTTCTCCACTTCACCTCGTGACGAAGAAAACCGGTGAGTGGCGACCATGCGGGGATTATCGTGCCCTCAATGCACGTACTACCAGTGACCGCTACCCCGTCCCGCATATCCAGGACTTCTCGCAGGCTTTGCAGGGTAAGAAGATCTTCTCTACAATCGATCTAGTACGTGCATATCATCAAATCCCTATCAATCCCCCCGACGTCCCGAAAACAGCTGTGACAACACCTTTCGGGTTGTTTGAGTTCCCCCAGATGTCGTTTGGGCTCAAAAACGCCGCTCAGACTTTTCAGCGGTTCATGGACGAGGTAGTGAGGGGTCTGGATTTTTGTTATGTATACATTGACAATGTGCTAGTGGCATCTGCGACCGAGGAAGAACACGTCACACATCTCCGTGAGCTTTTCACTCGATGCGAGAAGTACGGCATACTTATCAACTCTTCGAAATGTGTCTTAGGTGTCCCTGAAGTGCAATTTTTAGGCCACTTAGTCACGGAAAATGGAATCCGCCCGTTGGAAGATAAGATATCAGCTATCCATAGTTTCCCCGAACCATACTCAGTGAAGGAGCTTCGACGATTCTTAGGCATGGTAAATTTCTATCGCAGGTTTATACCCAACGCGGCCACCTTGCAAGCTCCCCTCCATAGCGCGCTCACGGACAAAGTGAAAGGTAAACTCCCCGTCGAGTGGAACCCCGAGAGGCGGAAGGCGTTCACCGACTGCAAGGAGAGCCTTTCACAAGCAGCTGTTTTAGCTTTCCCGGAACCCACTGCACCCCTCGCCATTGTATCTGACGCCTCCGACGTCGCCATCGGCGCCGTCCTTCAACAACGCCTTGGTGGTGGGTGGCAGCCATTGGGATTCTTCTCATCTAAGCTTTCCTccgctgaaaaaaaatatagcgCTTACGACCGTGAGTTAATGGCTATTTACAGAGCTATCCGCCACTTTCGGCATATGGTCGAGGGCAGACCATTTACAGTGTTGACGGACCATAAACCATTAGTTTATGCCTTCTGTCAAAAGAGTGACAAGTGCACCCCCAGGCAGTTCCGCTATTTAGATTTTATCTCTCAGTTCACGACGGACATTCGTCATGTGGCCGGGGCTGAAAACGTCGTCGCGGACGCCTTGTCGCGGGTGGAGGAAGTCTCCGCCGCGGTGCCCCATTCTACCCTCGCTTCTGCTCAGGAGGATGATCCCGAGTTGAAAGCCCTCATAGACGACAATAACTCCTCCCTTGTATTTCGGAAAATATCTCTCCCCGATACCGGAATGGAAGTGTATTGCGACATTTCAACCTCTATTGCACGCCCGTTCGTGCCGAGTGCTTTGCGGAGACAGGTGTTTGAATCACTCCACTCCCTCAGCCACCCCGGCATTAAGGCATCGGCCAAGCTCGTATCGGAACGTTTTGTGTGGCCATCGCTAAAAAAAGACTGCCGAAATTGGGCGCGTGAGTGTGTTGCATGCCAGCGTTCAAAGGTGACGCGTCACGTGACGTCACCAGTCGGAAAATTTAGTGTTCCTGGGTCCCGTTTTGAACATATACACCTGGACATTGTGGGCCCCCTCCCCTTTTCCCGAGGTTATAAATACTGCCTAACAGTAATCGACCGCTTTACGCGGTGGCCGGAGGCCTTTCCACTGCAGGACATCACCGCCGAAACTGTGGCCAGAGCCTTCTTCCTGGGGTGGATCGCCCGCTACGGAACTCCGTTCCGCATAACTACGGACCAGGGGCGGCAGTTTGAGAGCCGGTTGTTTAATCAGCTGTCGCGCTTGTGCGGCGCCACCCATTTCCGTACTGCAGCGTACATCCCGGCGGCCAACGGAATGGTGGAACGCTTTCACAGGCAATTGAAGGCAGCCATCCGTTGCCACAGCACCCTAAGCTGGGTCGACGTTCTACCCGGCATCCTCCTCGGAATCCGCGCCAGTTGGAGGGACGACATCGCCTGCACTGCAGCCGAAATGGTCTTCGGCGAGCCGCTGAGACTCCCTGGGGAGTTTCTGTGCCCGTCCCCACACACTACCATGGAGGATCAGACGGAATTTTTGGTTCAGCTTCGAACCCACATCCGGAGGATCAGTACAACGCCAGCCACGCAGCACGGgagcaagaaaatatttatttttaaagatctccCTTCCTCTCCTAGCGTCTTCGTGAGGAGCGACGGCGCTCACAAGTCGCTGCTTCCTCCCTATGACGGTCCTTTTCAGGTTTTGCAACGTCGGGAGAAAGACTACCTTGTCCGCATAAGGGGGCGCGACGTTTGGGTGGCCATCAATCGCCTCAAGCCAGCGTTCGTTGTCAACAAGGATGCGGAAAGCGGAGCCGACGCAACGCTCGAGGACAGCGATCTCTTCGTTCTTCCAGAGCCTGCCGGCGGACGACCCGAGTCAACAGAGGACCGCATGATTCAGCCCAGGCCCGCCCCTGTACGACGCGATGCCGCGGACCAGCCACCACCGCCTCCCGCGCCGAGGACCACCAGATCTGGACGGCGCGTGCGTTTTCCAGCGCACCTGGCGGATTACATAAcataattttttcgatttttttttcttctttcgtttATTTATCTACGCAGGTTTGAATGCAGGAAGGGGGGTGCTGTGGCGATTACACGGCAATATAACGGAGATGTTCCGACTCGCAACGGCGCACCGCGCGCCCTCTGCGGACGTCCATGGAACTCCCCGGAAAACAACGGCGAAGCGATGCGCGCAAGTTCCCGAGGGAGTTGCTCGTGAAGGAGTTGTGCAGGCAGTCAGTCTCGCCCAGTCATCGAAGTCGCTTGTTACGCCCGTCGGTGCTACATCGAAACGCTGGTTTTTTTTTTTGTACAGTTTAACCgaccaaataaaatatagaaatcgtGCCTGTGTGTTACTATCACCTCCGCGAGCGTACGAAAGTACCTAtcctacaacattttcaacaacgacaacattttcaagaacgacagcttttcaacaacggcaacactttcaacaacggcaacattttcagcaacggcaacattttcaacaacggcaacattttcaacagcgtaattttcaacaacgacaacattttcaacgacgacaacattttcaacgacgacaacattttcaccgaccacgacattttcaacgacgaaaacattttcaacgacgacaacattttcaaaaacgacaacattttcaacaacgacaaaattttcaagtacgacagcttttcaactacggcacattttcaacaacgagaacattttcaacaacgacaacattttcaacgacgacaacattttcaacgacgacaacattttcaacaacgacaacattttcaacgacgacaacattttcaacgacgacaagattttcaagaacggcaacattttcaacaacggcaacattatcaacaacgacaacatttttaaaaacgacaacacttttaacaacgacaacattttcaagaacgacaacattttaaacaacggtaaaattttcaacaacggcaacattttcaacaacggcaacattttaaacgacgacaacattttcaacgacgacatccattatctcaacaacaacaatatttaatacaacaacaacattttcaaacgcaATAACTATTtgaacaacaataacattttcaacaaacaacaacaacaacaacaatttgaacaacaacaacaacaacattttcaacaattaataacaacaacaatattttcaacaacaacaaaaaaaacattttcaactactaaaacaacaacaaaattttcaacaacaacaacaacaacattttcaacaacaaaaacaacaacattttcaataacaacaacattttcaacaacaacaacatttatacaacgacaaaatttttaacaacgacaacattttcaaaaacgacaacattttcaacaacgacaacatttacaagaacgacaacaatttcaacgacggcaaaattttcaacaatggcaacattttcaactacggcaacattttcaacaacggcaacattttcaacaacggcaaaattttcaacgaaaacattttcaacaacgacaacattttcgacgacgacaaaattttcaacgacgacaacattttcagcgacgataacattttcaacaacgaaaactttttcaacaacgacaacattttcaaaaacgacaacattttcaacaacgacaacattttcaaaaacggcaacattttcaacaacggcaacattttcaacaacggcaacattttcaacgacgacaacattttcaacgacgacaacattttcaacgacgacaacattttcaacgacgacaacattttcaacgaagacaacattttcaacgacgacaacattttcaactacgacaacattttcaacaacgacaacctttttacaacgaaaacattttcatcaacgacaaaattttcaaaaacgacaacattttcaacaacgacaacatttacaagaacgacaacattttcaacaacggcaacattttcaaagacaacattttcaacgacgacaacattttcaaagacgacaacattttcaacgacgacaacattttcagcgacgacaacattttcaacgacgacaacattttcaacgacgacaacattttgaacgacgagaacattttcaacaatgacaacattttcaacaacgacaaaattttcaaaaacgacaacattttcaaaaacgacaacattttcaagaacgagaatattttcaacaacggcaacattttcaactacaacaacattttcaacgacgacaacattttctacgatgacaacattttcaacgacaacaacattttcaacagcaacaacattttcaacaacgtcaacattttcaaaaccgagaacatgttcaaaaacgacaacattttcaaaaacgacagcattttcaacaacgacaacattttcaagaacgacagcttttcaactaCGGcgaattttcaacaacgaaaacatttttagcaacgagaatattttcaacgacgacaacattttaaaaaacgacaacatttgcaagaatgacagcttttcaacaacggcaacattttcaacaacgtcaacatattcaacaacggcaacattttcaacaacgacaacattttcaacgaggacaacattttcaac
It includes:
- the LOC124174189 gene encoding uncharacterized protein LOC124174189; translation: MTTDAVSMAGNRIAMLVTAFWPDKPALWFAQLDGLFRTNGITDDESKFWHVVSNLDNAHAAEVEDVITNPPAEGKYLRLKEELIKRLSASREQRIRQLIEREEMGDRKPAQFLRHLRSLAGTSVPNEFLRALRIARLPAHLPPILTTQEGMPLDKLAELADRVFEVTPRPQVATASASDPLMATLLQRVEDLTRQVAALSAACDARSRSRGRSRGSSRRSSRNSSPHSTDDRLCWYHRRFGARASKCREPCSYRPSPHENP